The genomic interval catggtgtatatgtgccacattttttttttacataggcagagatagacagggacagacagacaggaacagagagagagatgagaagcatcaatcattagtttttcgttgtgcgttgcgacttcttagttgttcattgattgtcttctcatatgtgccttgactgcgggccttcagcagaacgagtaaccccgtgctggagccagcgaccttgggtccaagctggtgagctttttgctcaagccagatgagcccgcgctcaagctggtgacctcggggtctcgaacctgggtccttccacatcccagtcggatgctctatccactgtgccaccacctggtcaggcatgccacattttctttatccagtcttctatttttttatacaatgattaaagcctttaagcaaactcttggccaatacagcaagaatccataaaagagtagtgtccttaacatgacaacaattccagtgtcatgcagacttttcttggatgtggacttttcctggactcctgctccttgtgacagctcctaacagactgaactggggttgggttgcatttttcagggatttggcatggtgttggggccaactaagagagtactagttttgagattgcatgctgctaaatcctgagctagtgcctgcccaaacaggtgtgggctgtttttgatcccctggggtaagacagtccacataagttgctgggctgcattagtgtccgggtcagtccaggtgaatgcaaacagaaagtaagagtcagggtgtagaggaatggtaaagaaggcatttttgaggtTTAGGAttatgaagtgagtggtgtttgagggaatgtgtgacagtaacttgtagagattagggctactgatggaggggaactactgcctcattaattaggtgtaagtctggtatgaggtgataagcctctgaaggtttttgtttgtttgttttacaggaacagagagagggatagatagggacagacagacaggaacagagagagatgagaagcatcaatcatcagtttttcattgcggtgccttagttgttcattgattgctttttcatatgtgtcttgactgcaggccttcagcagaccaagtaaccccttgctcaagccaatgaccttgggtccaagctggtgagcttctttttttttctttttttttttttgctcaagccagatgagctcgcactcaagctggcgacctcggggtctcgaacctgggtccttctgcatcccagtctgacactctattcactgcaccaccacctggtcaggcgcccctgaaggtttttgaacaggaaggatgagggtattgcagggagagtctgtggagatgagtaagcctggtttaagaggcaggtaattattggtttaaggccttagaaacagacacagttaacgaagagaggaagcagaaggacagacagtgtgaacagcttagatggaaagaaggaaggtcagaatttgcagcagcaggaggaggattggtggtggcaccatgtggtcagaggagtcaaaaagatttagagctctgagaagaggggagaggacgaggggtagtggaaggccggcggggtgggggatgggtcaaagaagaaaaagagacagagccacccGTCTGTAATTagtgaagagaagagagggggctttctggagggaagagagatttgcagagggaccagagtgGGGTCCCAAGAAAGgggtactgttgggcagataaaatgtattatgctcactttgttaaagataacacgaggaggcagtcgcccaggtgatattaatgtgtgttggagatcgttgtaacctggggcttggttttgggattaagcctttcccaccctttttgctgtagggcggtacaatccaatcatgcctcagagaagtgactttgtattagagactaccctattttgtatatgggattagaggttgtgaagctacactataaaataggggtagaacgggaacttgccgcttggttcctgaggttagcatgagagagcggagagagtagagccagcagctaaaggaggccacgtggaggaggccaggagaagcagccaagatggcggagtgctgagtgagatgccagtttgtgtagagtttgtatctgggataaggaaggaaatggggaactgaggagaataaggttggtgagctagaaacctttgattctaggaaactcggataagtcagtggctttgtgagcactgagtgtgactgggttttggagcccagtgtgtatttttacttgcccgccaggtgcaaggtaagattaaaggttatggcccaccagtttttggctctgctgtttctttaccgactgtccgaatccaatgcgaacctgcatgagctgggctgctgtgatagtggccctgctttctggctttacaggtaccctcaggggtcaggcaggaagggagagtttggagtccacggagaaggagagattaggagtggaggttttaggtgaggtttctttggccaaaaacggcctgcgtgtagaacaagcagcacagaaattaaggacaggagcaaagggagaagaaagcctgcatttAAGGAATTTCTGGTGCCCTCCCCGTCCGGtagcagaaattgtcaagatctcttaggatattgtaataatAGTAGAAAGCAACTTGGCTAGGCGCCCAGACTTTCAAGGAAGTCTGTAAAAGCTAGCCACTCaaagtagaaacctcccaaactgtgaacctcagagagtagggtgagtcccaaaggagtagaggagtagtctctgaggcttgagattgggaggagcccatgttctgaggggagtctggctgaatggtttggactgagaggagcccacagtagaggagactggtgagagaagggggcatcccctccttcagtcacagttccaagaggagaaaatctccatagggagagagagtctcagacaggaggtcgtctccccaaggctgagatcccgggacGTAGGAAAGTGGCCTGGTGTAAAGCAAGTAGccaggaccaccatcacagccgcccggctagtgcaggttcgcattggattcggacagtcggtaaagaaacaatggagccaagaactgatgggctgtcatctttaattctagcttgcacccggcgggcaagtaagaacacacactgggctccaaaacccactcacattcagtgctcacaaagccactgacttatccgagtttcctagaatcaaaggtttctagctgaccagacttattctcctcagttccccatctccttccttatcccagatacaaacactacacaaactggcttctcactcaacactccgccatcttggctgcttctcctggccacatgtcctccttctgctctctgctctgctccctctattttctcatgctaatcatcccaggaaccaagagagcaagctcctgttctgcccctattttatagtgtagaaatccaaacctttaatccaatatacaaaatagggaagtctctaatacaaagtcacttctctgaggcatgattggattgtaccgccccacatcaaaaagggtgggaaaggcttagtcctaaaaccaagccccaggctacaaggattctgcctgcccacagagacacacattaatatcacctgggcgacagcctccacgtgggcagcgtcatctttaacaaagtgagcataatatattttatctgcccaacacctggctAGGCGCGCCTAGACTttcatagaagtccataaaggagtagaggcagaccattcatagatatggggtctgaagtcaaaaccatttgaccaggaaggggtgtttttagagagaaatttggaggccaactggggaagggagagagagaaactccttacctttctggtccagcagggttcaggacaggttagactgccagccaaacaacctacaattacatgtccaaacagaatcagggagtaagcctgggacgagctgctgctgcccattgcttccctggttataagtttggacagcaaagagggattgtccaggtAACCAGTGCCCTgccctgggtttcggcaccaaatgttggaattcaTGGGAATCTGAAAAGACCagaataacaggctttattgaaaggaagaaagaaaccctgctgggcacttctcccagggagaagagcaccgaaacagattctgaggcaaaaatttattaaggtggggagagctttgagcaagtgtgcgttgagtcagcaattctggtatgctcccttctgcagtcctacgatttcggcttcctggaatgcttctccttggggcagtcgaccagcttcctagaaaCTGGTTGACTGCTTCAGGGGCGATAGTAAGtaagcaagggtggggtcagatagacaagcggaacagcaaaagggcagttggaagttctggtgaactcatgtatctatcaattttaatgggagagagaaggaggagaaagacaataacatcaatctgttgctgtatgagccctgaccagggatggatcgaagtggcaacctctatgctctgggatgatgctctaatcaacggagctatctgaccagggctagtGTATCTTTTTAAAGTTAGATGATGCAGAGGACACAAAGAAGAGCAATACAGCATTACTATTGCCAATGAGTTTGTCTGTTTGGTGATAGCCACAAAAAAGGGTAGTGCAGTCCATGGCCCAGTCCAGAGTGCCAAGTACATGTAGAATCACAGGTGCTCCAAGCTTGTCACCAAGTTGAAGTGCTGCTTTCTAGCACCTGTATCTTTCCTCTCTTGTCTTTTGCTTCTCTGACCCAAGTTACCTGGGACTGATTTCTAGGTCACTAAGCTTGGGGACTGGATGAATGTCTGTGAAGGGCCGACCACCGTGATCCTTGGGATAACCTCCTCAGTGGCCTCCTTGCCACTCCCCAACATCCTCCTGATGGCCAATGTCACCTGGCCCCAAGGTCAATTTTCCACCTGCAGCACGCCTGACTGTGCTCCAATCATCACCCTCAGAAGGTAAAGAAAGGCCTTAGGGAGGGGCCAGGGGGTGGGATGACAGACTGCATTGTTTCCCAGTTGGGCTTCAGATGAAAAGGAAGGACAGTGTTCCTTAGTGTACAAACTATGTAaaacctcattcattcatttgacaagCATTTACTTAGTATTTATATATACCCCATATTGTGCTTGGTGCTGTGGGTAGAGTTACCAGTCTGTTTCAGCCTAGTTTCTGAGGATCTtagctttcttctttattttgttgatatagacttgggggggggggttgtttaaAAAAGAGCAAAGTATATGAAAATCAAATGGCATTAATGAGGTGTTGAGATTGAAAAAATATTGGATGTGCAGGAGACATCCACACTTCTTACTCAGCAGAGTTAATCAGGATACAgggcaaagggggaaaaaaatggagtCAGAAAACCTTAGTCCCAGTTCCTACTTAAGACCTAAACCTGGACAAATCacttagcttctctgagcctcagtttcacaATCTGTAAAGTAGAATTAATAatatttgtaaggtatttttccccgccgaggaagaaagaaaggtgtagccacgaagtgtggaataataaaagatttatttagtaCTGCGCTTCCCAGACAATATTCCCTAGTCTGGGGGACAAAGACCAGAGAAGTCTCATGGGGTGATccacgtgggggatatttaaagggtctgtagggtggtcgagctaatatgatgtggtgaaatctcactggctggcagacggttgctcttttcccaaggactcctgggaagtttcttttggcacgcatgGGTGTAggtggttctagccaagttcccaggtctggtttctcacgtgaccttcccccattgctgaccaccttacattctgaccttttgtgttaaataggggCACtgctatttgtctggctacttcctgctggctAGGGGCGTCATGGgggggggagattggaaggtggtggctttgaggggagtcgggaggaacatctgtttgaccatgactcgagaaacttcgtggatgtggtcctgtaaggatttaaaaaaaaaagaggagcaataGGAGGATTTTTCACCaatagggtccagccttttggtgagtcggagatgggtagggcccagtggttccgactgccagtggtcctgcttgggggtaagcttgaggtgagagacatggttagaaatAAGAGTAGTATTGATTATAGGAGAggccttggtagtgaggaagcccctttcctttcaGAGgacataactaagaaggagtgcgaaaaggggattccgtccaaactgcatgtcaggggtggcatGTGAAGGGGAAAAgcaggggtcccatccattcccataactgagacctgtgagggaactagaggtacagagtgtgatggcaaaacagagaaggtagcccccgtgtccacaagaaatgagaatgATTTACCCATTCCTGTAGCATTACCCTGGGGTTTGGTGAGGGTGATGTGGGTCTCCAAGTCCGGGTCacgtcagtcgtccatgaggtcTAAGAGTTCGAGGggtgggcccgcctggctggcttggcctcccatttgggtggcttgtcctccacatagaggtgctgaggaaaagcctgtttcCTAAAAGGGGTAATTGTTCTGCCAGTGACCAGGTTGCTTGCAGTCAAGGAAGGGCTCAGAGGGCAgctgcaggcaggggccctgccaggaccagtgaccctgcttgccatatttaaagcaagctcctggtggggttcctctttgcggcccagacttgggtcgggcacctcctgtgccctgttgctctgccggcttCATGGCTGCCataagagcctgggtttggagcgttaccttctgctgcatgtgggcctggtgaacagcctcgACATTTTTCTACTAGTTGCAACCATTAAatactttaaatgccatgttcacaggtctcagaTGGGGGTTTGggagttgagaataagaggaggggggctcctggggagcctggcacccagatccagcaggaaacgctggagccagaggcaggacaaaaccaggccttcctgcaagaaaacCAGGGTTGGGCCGTGGGGTCAGGAGAACTGCAAACTGGCATAAGGGCCAATGGCTGGTAGAGGGTgacctgatggaggaggggcttaagaacacagtggagaagggagggacccctggccagcaggggaggagaaagagagagtggtatttgcaggtgaatgagaaacaggattctgagaagggagggcagggggctccTGGAGGAAAGAGATCTGAGcagaagaggtccgcagagggaccagagaggggtcctgagagagaggcgcccccaggggtcaggcagtagggggagagagttgggagtcggtgaaggaggaaagattaatagtggagggtttaggtgagatttctctggccaaaaagggcctgcgcgGTAGAACAGgtagcacagagattaggatgggagtgcaaatactagaaaccctgaatataagggatctccaaccagttcccagttcttttggcaatagttaaattggtgaggatgttaaaatcgaaagtcccttcacgAGGCtacctggttcgattatccagtgggttctgtggcctggccacagcagagaacagtttcttcttctttagggagggagagattttggataaggcactccaggagtgtttttggattaggtttagattcctgtgcctctgtggccaccctcagtcctcggagtgatcagagatgagaattggtgtcccacaactcaagctctggctaCTGGATGgttaggtaaagtggatgtgaccaggacgtctccacgggcacacatgcactcCGAACGGAAAGGAGGTCCTTGGTACAGCTGcagttttggacagggagtctccccgggaagaactgaggggagtctggaggcaggggacttaccgcaccatgtgctgaagtgggtggaaagttggagatcctggttctttctcagaggggaaggggagaggagcagtcccttgcggacttcaactcctcctgggtttcggcactgttggtcaaataagtttgtaaatgtgatatatatgtttgctcgcttgtgacttatattgggtgtgggggacaggctataagcaggccaggtcgttgtagcctaaggtttggttttgggactaagcttttccccacacccttgactgattgtatgatctgggtggtgcactctcatgaggaatccaattatgccttggataagtgactttgtatcagagacttccttgtttgtatattggattaagggattttggttttctacactataaagtgggacagaccaggagcttggatacacagttcctgctatcacaattgcaggggcttccctgatcccttacccttcatgggaagagctggttttctgcttttcccttgtcttcttttgtggtttgcttgtcttggtgagacaccaataaataggatgcccccccgtcctctgactccgccatttctttatcgtctgcccgaatccaatgggaacctgcatgtgaatggccacgatggcggctcctggccctacaggcaccaaatataagatatttttccccagcaaggaagaaggaagggcatagccatgaagtatggaataataaaagctttatttagtacagcacttCCCAGATGATATTCTCTGGTTccggggacagagaccagagaagtcgcatggggtGATTTGCataggggatatttaaagggtctgtagggtggtcgagctaatatgacatggtgaaatctcactggctggcagacagttgctcttttcccaaggactcctgggaagtttcttttggcatgcatgggtgtgggtggttccagccaagttcccaggtctggtttctcacgtgaccttcccccattgcccaccaccttacaatatttatctttctttcatcaaagggttgttgtgaggattaaaagagatATTATATACCAGTTACCAGCTTTTGTTATTGATGTGGGCAGATTCTTGATAACTAATATCAAAGAAGAGTCAGACTTTGTAATAATTCAACTCTCAGACCATAAGCCCTTTCTCCTCTGTGAATCCCCAAGCGTAAGTGAAAGCCCAGTATGGCTGAGCCGAGTTCTAGGGGGGCACAAGCATGGTTAATTCAGATCCTCGCCTCCTTCTCTATGAGCTTCTTCCTGATTGTGTCCAGGCTTCTCCCCCTGAAGTTTGTGGAGCTAAAAATCTGTGACCGGCTCCAACGCATCCTGCGGATGAGGACAGTGACTGAAAAAATCTACTACCTGAGGCTCCATGAAAAACACCCAGAGGCTGTGTTTCAATTCTGGATCCGCTTGGTGAGAATTCTTAAGAACGGTCTGTCCATCACCACCAAAGACCCGAGAATCCAGTTCACCCACTGCCTTGTGCCCAAGATGTCCAGTAGCACCACTGAAACAACAGTAAGTGGGGGGGGGCCCTTCTGCCACAGCCTctagggagggggaaatggggatTAGAGACACAGCACCTCCCCTTGTGAGGACTGATGAATATTAAAGTCTTCTGTCCCGGAGGGCATGAGAAGACTTTGTTTTCAAGGGTCAATAATATGCACACACCAATCAAAGCAAATTCTTCAATTATTGGAGTTTGTACTGCCTGTCACCGTTGCAGCCAATAAGTAGAGACAGGACTTGAATCTTTTGgggtgctttattcagatggtCAGCAACCTCAGGAGACAGGGGGTTATATTCCCAAATTATGTCAACCCCCATCCCCAGCCAACCTCTTtctaaagggaagaaaagggtttggaatttcaagggagagttaagcagatcatagtcaaagttaattggatcatCTGTCCTTGGAGTACAAAGGGTTTGCTTGCAgtcccctggggcacaaaggtggacCACTTGCAGGTCACCTGGGGCACAAAAATGTATTACTTGTAGATCTTGTTAAGTAGTCCTGTTCAGGTATTTTAGTCCATGGAACAAAGCTTTAACCATTAAAcccactgaccataaccaaagccaccattattcaagctaaaattttaactcttgagtttctCCTATCAGAGATATAAGGTACTtaaaagagttttgttttttgctcccccccccccagtatcaTAAAGGAATAATACTCACTGAAGAAAATCAGAACATTACAGAAAAATCACCCTCCATTTTGCTTCAGCCCCAACTTGGAACACTTTGGCTTATTTCTCTCtagtctttcattttaaattaatttttaaaaaagattttaattattcattttagagagaaagagagagagagggagaaaaagtgagagagagagagagagagaaggggggagcaggaagcatcaactcccatatgtgccttgacaagacaagcccagggtttcaaaccagcaacctcagcattccaggtggatgctttacccactgcgagTCAGACCTcaaattaattttcaatttatgtatttgaGAACATCGAATATATATATACGTTTTTGAATAGTGCTTTTTTCAATTTAGATTACATCATAAACatatttccattaaaattttttatttttcaccttggccagataggtcagttggttagagcattgtccctatgcacaaaggttgcgggttccattccccatcagggcacatacaggaacagattgatgttcctgtctctctcccttcctctctctctaagagaaaggaagcacatacaagaatcaactaatgccctggccggttggctcagcagtagagcgtcggcctggtgtgcaggagtcccgggtttgattcctggccagggcacacaggagaaatgcccatctgcttctccacccctccccctctccttcctctctgtctctctcttcccctcccgcagccaaggttccattggagcaaagatggcccgggcactgaggatggctccatggcctctgtctcaggcgctagaatggctctggttgcagcagagcgacgccccagatgggcagagcgacgccccagatgggcagagcatcgccccctggtgggcgtgctgggtggatcccgatcaggcgcatgcgggagtctgtctgactgcctccccgtttccagcttcggaaaaatgaaaaaaaaaaaaaaaaaaagaatcaactaatgatgcATGgataaagtggaacaacaaattgatgtttctccctctctccttttctatcaaatcaataaaaataaataagtaaaaacttaATTCCTTCAAGGTCCTGGCCAGAGGGGGCCGTAGAACTACCAGAAAGCAGACCTGGTCCTTTGACTATCGTTTCTCTCTGCAGCCTGAAAGCAGTCCTCAGCCATCCCCCCAGCCCAGCAAAAACTCCCTGCTGTTGGAAGCAGAGAAGACCAGTGGCAGTTTCTCACGTTTCTCCCAAAGGTCCCAGCCCACGGCAGACAGGTGGGTCCTCTGTGCACTGTGCATGCAGGGAGTTCCAGCGCTCCTCCCCACAGCATAGAGCCGGGGTGGGGTCTGTGACACTGTCTGCCAGCCTATCTCAGcagtgtgtctttttttcttccagttatTGCCATGACCTTCCTCTCGGTGTTATTGTAAGCCTGTCCTTGGAAacagggtggggcagggagagaaaacaGGGTCTGTGGCTAAGTGATCTGAATAGGCTACCTCAGTGTTTTTGTATGGAAAGTGCCCAGTAGAAGGAATGAGGGTAAGGTAACGAAGCAAGTGCATGGAGTACATAGTGACTATCTCCATCCCCAACCCACAAGCGTTCCTTAAATAAGACAATGTTCTCTCTGCCTCATCTATCTCTTCTCTAAATTGGAGAGACAGTAAGACCAAAACCACTGTTGGTTCCAaagttttactaatttatttcattttaattttttaaaagattttatttattcattttagagaggagagagagagagagaaggggggaggagcaggaagcgtcaactcccatatgtgccttgaccaggcaagcctggggtttcaaaccacgacctcatcattccaggttgatgctttatccactgtgccaccataggtcaggccaagttTTACTAATTTACTAAGTAATTGCAGTAGATTCTTTCTGTAATAAGTGATTGAAACCCAAAGCAAGGCTGCGCAGTCAATATGTTGAACAAGTTCAACGTGTGGGCATCATCTGCATGTGAATTTATGTTTGtcttcctttataatttttttcagtggGAGAAGTTTTCCTCTTGACCCCAAGTGAAGGCTGGTTCTCTGGGCAGGCTCCATAGCATATGGACTCCCTCTTAGACTATGAAAGGTCCTTTGGTCCCTTGAAATAGCAAAAGCAGCATCGGTTCTGAAATTTAAAAGCCCAGTGCCTAAAAATTATCCAAACTCTGAACTGATCATATCTCCCTTCCCTCAGCCTGGTTTCACGTTTAGATGGCCCCTTGTAGTGGGGCCTGGCTTGTCACTCCTCCTCTCCTGTTTCCTAATTTTAAAGCTGACTTTTTCTCTTAGGCACTTTCTTGGATTCTTGGCTTCCCCGACTGCAACTCTGGTGATGTTATGACATCTTCCGTTCATCTGGCCACCACCCCTCTTAGATCCTGGCTCTGCAGAGGTCTATGTCACCCAGGCACTAGTTGTCAAAGTCCCCTCATCCCTTAAGAGACT from Saccopteryx leptura isolate mSacLep1 chromosome 2, mSacLep1_pri_phased_curated, whole genome shotgun sequence carries:
- the GARIN1A gene encoding Golgi-associated RAB2 interactor protein 1A, which produces MNKIRGLPPEVREPGPGVELGVEDGLLGQLIHSPEFNLFSHSAVFESNFNQVTKLGDWMNVCEGPTTVILGITSSVASLPLPNILLMANVTWPQGQFSTCSTPDCAPIITLRRLLPLKFVELKICDRLQRILRMRTVTEKIYYLRLHEKHPEAVFQFWIRLVRILKNGLSITTKDPRIQFTHCLVPKMSSSTTETTPESSPQPSPQPSKNSLLLEAEKTSGSFSRFSQRSQPTADRSRHTATEIKDSNWYKTSLLVASPANLSTPMRAALSHSLWEQDNPDESFLQAPLASSLGENFLGP